A region of Mobula birostris isolate sMobBir1 chromosome X, sMobBir1.hap1, whole genome shotgun sequence DNA encodes the following proteins:
- the map3k14a gene encoding mitogen-activated protein kinase kinase kinase 14, with protein MAVKCSSRHTAESDIRDQQELPISQMESKWFEITENKRCMKMSLPVKVLTEGTAKQEMDNNGSKFSYIAQATGIGNQKLIPSCEKPQFIATPNSYSNRAERSNLENVPNNVAKVAEGKLPQLQQDQQLNKYPRRKRRRRKSKHKTKASQKQSKTPEQESCPPIPVQEDDAENSTSDFCSSTLGSSSSHCELEQMHITSAHRDTHGLCGLGLQNRLREDKRIENIFFNIKHFSGGVKKSNVRPIPSSIMQNDSLVHNFERKLNLNLTPLPDVKQVNVDGGHKKQGISFNNNAAMLYINDVGGDTGIRIPDSISAEETSPPQLSASQSIASKGCVISENLRCLTMPALRWAKYSEGWKQSERLPETNEGVLQHEKLKPVDHQYKENLQWSICSNRLGVGTFGEVYMAKDHSTDFTCAAKRIHVSKFQPQELLNWSKLDSPRVVPLYGGVREGEMITLFMQYIQGGSVAQLIENRGPLPEAVALYYTSHVLEALEHLHSLGIIHGDVKADNVLISQNGREVYLCDFGHSRQLNPTGSSTTYAGSHCLGTVTHMAPEVVAGSEFGVKVDCWSVACMMLHMLNGHHPWKTISTKQLLLKIMTQDPPVNEIPPMCSPLTANVVKAGLMKNPGYRASASELHAAVNKALASLRQRSKGTPQSNPVQKGSFAAKSDDGNNKSLMTPQPVNQNARYYTTKGWPLRSETVPAALDSNRHRLCYPKRDPLNTNTVGAVKPLFEKNSQQVYRRKPKNCIRLACNFDQLHLKDENVCFPEEVTKPLSDEKDPSMPSPLMSLPSFQNSEAEKKLAEEYGNLQKEFLLYNLSQVFPEKLEDHILDALSSDAYSILDDYDKDSQKGMPSLSGNYSSGIHSMSWNSHTDGLSTSFSLSHRLDHQQDMPSLFNGIEARIHTFSGECLIVHDVRRATVGQVATGISNLIQVPSFSLVQQNGHPISPDFEIPDSGIDLKCTPASNSSSSWTWRIKDGNLNFKS; from the exons ATGGCAGTCAAATGTTCATCACGGCACACAGCTGAATCTGATATCAGGGACCAGCAAGAGCTCCCAATCAGCCAAATGGAGAGCAAGTGGTTTGAGATCACTGAAAACAAACGCTGCATGAAGATGTCTCTCCCAGTGAAAGTTTTAACTGAGGGAACAGCAAAACAAGAAATGGATAATAATGGGAGCAAATTTTCTTATATTGCTCAGGCAACAG GTATCGGAAACCAGAAGCTCATACCCAGTTGTGAGAAGCCGCAATTCATAGCCACACCTAACAGTTACAG TAATCGTGCAGAAAGATCAAACTTAGAAAATGTTCCAAACAATGTGGCAAAAGTGGCTGAAGGGaagctgcctcagctacagcaaGACCAGCAACTCAATAAGTATCCCAGGAGGAAACGCAggaggagaaaatccaaacacaAGACCAAAGCATCACAAAAGCAATCAAAGACCCCCGAGCAAGAGAGCTGCCCCCCAATACCAGTACAA gaAGATGATGCTGAAAatagcacctctgatttttgcagCAGCACTTTGGGCAGCAGTAGCAGCCATTGCGAACTTGAACAGATGCACATTACTTCTGCCCATAGAGATACACATGGATTGTGCGGATTGGGCCTGCAGAACCGATTACGGGAAGATAAAAGAATTGAAAATATATTTTTCAATATCAAGCACTTCagtggtggagttaagaaatctAATGTCAGACCCATTCCTTCTTCGATCATGCAAAATGACAGCCTCGTGCATAACTTTGAGCGGAAATTAAATTTGAATTTAACACCACTACCTGACGTGAAGCAGGTCAACGTGGATGGGGGACACAAAAAGCAAGGGATTTCTTTTAACAATAATGCGGCCATGCTCTATATCAATGATGTGGGAGGAGACACTGGAATACGTATTCCTGATTCAATCAGCGCAGAAGAGACATCACCACCACAGCTTTCTGCCTCCCAATCAATTGCAAGCAAAGGCTGTGTCATCTCTGAGAACTTAAGGTGCTTGACAATGCCAGCCCTGCGATGGGCAAAATACTCAGAAGGGTGGAAACAGAGTGAAAGACTTCCAGAAACCAATGAGGGTGTCCTTCAACATGAG AAACTGAAGCCTGTGGATCATCAGTATAAAGAGAACTTGCAGTGGTCAATCTGCTCCAATCGGCTGGGAGTTGGAACATTTGGGGAGGTGTATATGGCAAAAGATCACTCTACTGATTTCACTTGTGCTGCTAAACGG ATTCATGTGAGCAAGTTCCAGCCACAGGAGTTGTTGAATTGGAGCAAGTTGGACTCTCCACGAGTTGTTCCTCTTTATGGAGGAGTACGAGAGGGAGAGATGATCACTCTGTTTATGCAGTATATTCAAG GTGGTTCGGTGGCACAGCTAATTGAGAATAGAGGACCTCTTCCTGAAGCTGTGGCTCTGTATTATACAAGCCATGTGTTAGAGGCATTGGAACATCTACACTCCCTTGGAATTATACATGGAGATGTTAAAG CGGATAATGTACTAATATCACAGAACGGTCGAGAGGTTTACCTCTGTGACTTTGGACATTCAAGACAATTAAATCCAACAGGAAGCAGCACAACATATGCAG GCAGTCACTGCTTAGGCACAGTGACACATATGGCACCAGAGGTGGTTGCGGGCAGTGAATTTGGTGTCAAGGTAGACTGCTGGAGTGTTGCCTGTATGATGCTGCACATGTTAAATGGGCATCATCCCTGGAAGACTATATCAACAAAGCAACTGCTGCTAAAG ATTATGACACAGGATCCTCCAGTGAATGAAATACCACCTATGTGTAGTCCTCTCACAGCTAATGTGGTCAAGGCTGGATTAATGAAGAACCCAGGGTACAGAGCTAGTGCATCTGAACTTCATGCAGCAGTGAACAAAGCACTGGCATCATTAAGACAAC GGAGTAAGGGCACTCCTCAGAGTAATCCTGTTCAAAAAGGAAGTTTTGCTGCTAAATCAGATGATGGAAACAATAAAAGTTTAATGACACCACAACCAGTAAATCAGAATGCCAGATACTACACTACCAAAGGCTGGCCTCTTCGATCAGAAACGGTGCCAGCTGCTCTGGACTCAAACAGGCACCGACTTTGCTACCCAAAGAGAGATCCACTCAACACAAACACAGTGGGTGCAGTGAAACCTCTGTTTGAGAAAAATTCGCAACAGGTCTACCGAAGGAAACCAAAAAATTGTATCAGACTAGCCTGTAACTTTGATCAGCTACATTTGAAAGATGAGAATGTTTGTTTTCCAGAAGAAGTGACAAAGCCCCTCAGTGATGAGAAAGATCCATCTATGCCTTCACCACTGATGTCACTGCCTTCATTCCAGAATAGTGAGGCAGAGAAAAAACTTGCAGAGGAATATGGGAACCTGCAAAAAG AATTTTTACTTTATAACCTTTCCCAAGTATTCCCAGAAAAGTTGGAGGACCACATATTGGATGCATTAAGCAGTGATGCCTATAGCATATTGGATGATTACGACAAG GATTCCCAAAAAGGAATGCCCAGTCTAAGTGGTAACTATAGTTCTGGAATTCACTCAATGTCGTGGAACAGTCACACTGATGGACTTAGCACCAGCTTTAGCCTCAGTCATCGACTAGACCACCAGCAAGATATGCCAAGTCTCTTCAAtg gCATTGAAGCCAGGATTCACACATTCAGTGGGGAGTGTCTGATTGTCCATGATGTGCGAAGAGCTACAGTTGGTCAGGTGGCCACTGGAATTAGTAATCTG ATCCAGGTCCCAAGTTTCTCTCTGGTGCAGCAAAATGGACATCCTATTTCTCCAGACTTCGAAATCCCAGATTCTGGAATTGACTTGAAATGTACTCCTGCTTCCAATTCTAGCAGTTCCTGGACCTGGAGAATTAAGGATGGAAACCTTAACTTCAAATCTTAA